The proteins below come from a single Chitinophaga pinensis DSM 2588 genomic window:
- a CDS encoding SusC/RagA family TonB-linked outer membrane protein has translation MNLFIHINGMPLPDGGGKGYHSQTFKYLLAMKLFLAILLITVNVSANVYSQKVNISVTNAPLRDVMTQIRQQTGHYFLFATSLLKDAHPVTVTLKQASLDDALKEIFKNQPFTYTIQDNAILVNPKPQNLSEKIKDFFSDIVIRGRVTDENGAPLPGASVKANGKVAITNSEGNFELTGINESSTVEVSYIGYRTISMVASVEFMAIRLSLNSSDLQEVVINKGYYQTTKALNTGNVSMVEAKDLARNPVSNPLIALQAQVPGLFISQTSGVSGSKVNVRLRGQNSLRFDANNPLYIIDGVPFPVIVTTSGAGAAGELSPFANLALNDIEKIEVLKDADATAIYGSRGANGVILITTKKGVNGGTRVSFDVGNGVGVTSNRIHLMKTDQYLAMRRLALANDGVTTPAASDYDLNGKWGDINQYTDWQDLLIGGTAHFTNAQTSVSGGNANTQFIFGGAFRRESTVFPGDYHDQKASTHLSINHKSDNQRFRSSISFSYLNDNNLLPSADFTTNIGLSPNAPMVYNADGTLNWQNGTWVNPIWPTTQSSTAITDNLNGSATVGYEIINGLTINGRFGYTDIKTSTSSINPFTNYNPAVVIQPTQRTNSFSAGSVKTWILEPYLNYEKSLAGGKIEAVLGGTLQQTDQNFISQFASGFSSPSMVTNIAAATSVQVFSYTASRYRYNALYARLGYNYQDQYLINFTGRRDASSRFGPGKQFANFGAIGAAWIFSKQQFVTEKLPVLSFGKLRASYGLTGNDQISDYKFLSTYSATGFSYQGTGGISPTALTNPDYGWETVKKLEAGLDLGFFKDRILPNVSWYQNRTGNQLVAYALPGITGFTSVQANLPAILQNRGTEFELTTQNFQGGHFRWTTSANLSIPTNKLVSIGSSSRDG, from the coding sequence ATGAATTTATTCATTCATATCAATGGCATGCCCTTGCCCGACGGAGGCGGCAAGGGGTACCACAGCCAGACCTTTAAGTACCTTTTAGCAATGAAGTTGTTCCTAGCCATCTTACTGATTACTGTGAATGTATCGGCTAATGTATACTCCCAGAAGGTAAACATTTCGGTTACCAATGCCCCCTTGCGGGACGTGATGACACAGATACGACAGCAAACGGGGCATTATTTTCTGTTTGCCACCTCCCTGCTCAAAGATGCACACCCCGTAACTGTAACGCTAAAACAAGCAAGTCTGGATGATGCACTAAAAGAAATATTCAAAAACCAACCATTTACTTACACTATCCAGGACAATGCGATCCTTGTAAATCCGAAGCCTCAAAACCTCTCTGAAAAAATAAAGGATTTTTTTTCGGACATCGTTATCCGCGGCAGGGTAACTGATGAAAATGGAGCACCCCTCCCCGGAGCATCGGTCAAGGCAAACGGTAAAGTAGCGATAACGAACAGTGAAGGCAATTTTGAACTTACCGGGATTAATGAAAGTTCGACTGTAGAGGTATCTTATATCGGTTATCGAACTATCTCAATGGTTGCCTCAGTTGAATTCATGGCCATTAGATTATCTCTAAATTCATCCGACCTGCAGGAAGTGGTGATCAATAAGGGATACTACCAAACCACCAAAGCGCTAAATACAGGAAACGTAAGTATGGTTGAGGCGAAAGACCTAGCTAGAAATCCTGTCTCAAACCCATTAATTGCATTGCAGGCACAAGTACCCGGACTTTTCATCTCTCAAACATCGGGCGTTTCCGGATCGAAAGTTAATGTGAGGTTGCGTGGCCAGAATAGTCTACGTTTTGATGCCAATAACCCATTATATATCATTGATGGAGTTCCCTTTCCTGTTATTGTAACGACCTCCGGTGCTGGCGCTGCTGGTGAACTTAGCCCGTTTGCAAATCTTGCTTTAAATGATATCGAAAAAATAGAAGTCTTAAAAGATGCCGATGCCACGGCGATCTATGGTTCACGAGGTGCAAACGGCGTTATCCTCATTACCACTAAAAAAGGTGTTAACGGAGGCACACGTGTATCCTTTGATGTAGGTAACGGAGTTGGCGTAACGTCTAATAGAATCCATTTGATGAAGACAGATCAATACCTGGCCATGCGCAGGCTTGCTTTGGCAAATGATGGCGTTACAACGCCTGCGGCATCAGATTATGACCTCAATGGAAAGTGGGGAGATATAAACCAGTATACAGACTGGCAAGACTTACTGATCGGTGGAACTGCACATTTTACGAACGCACAGACTTCAGTATCCGGGGGCAACGCCAATACACAATTTATTTTTGGCGGTGCTTTCAGAAGAGAATCAACGGTCTTTCCGGGGGACTATCACGACCAAAAGGCTTCAACACATTTAAGTATTAATCACAAAAGTGATAATCAGAGGTTTCGTAGCTCTATTTCCTTCAGTTATTTGAATGATAATAACTTGCTGCCTTCAGCTGATTTCACGACAAACATCGGACTGTCTCCTAATGCGCCAATGGTTTATAATGCCGATGGTACGTTAAATTGGCAAAATGGTACCTGGGTCAATCCAATATGGCCCACCACTCAGTCTTCAACAGCGATTACTGATAATTTAAACGGATCAGCAACTGTAGGTTATGAGATAATAAATGGATTAACAATTAACGGTAGGTTTGGATATACCGATATAAAAACAAGCACCTCGTCTATTAATCCGTTCACGAATTATAATCCAGCTGTAGTTATTCAACCGACTCAAAGAACAAATTCATTTAGTGCAGGAAGTGTTAAGACCTGGATCTTAGAGCCATATTTGAATTACGAGAAGTCGTTGGCCGGTGGAAAAATTGAAGCAGTGCTGGGTGGTACATTGCAGCAAACAGATCAGAATTTCATTTCACAGTTTGCGTCCGGCTTTTCTTCCCCTTCAATGGTAACCAACATTGCTGCAGCGACCTCGGTACAGGTTTTCAGCTATACAGCTTCCCGATATCGTTATAATGCGTTATATGCCCGCTTGGGCTATAATTATCAGGACCAATACTTAATAAATTTCACAGGTCGACGTGATGCCAGTAGCAGATTTGGTCCGGGTAAACAGTTTGCCAATTTTGGTGCCATTGGAGCAGCCTGGATATTTAGTAAACAACAGTTTGTGACTGAGAAATTACCAGTACTTTCCTTTGGAAAGCTTAGAGCAAGTTACGGCCTGACTGGAAATGATCAGATTTCAGACTATAAGTTTTTGAGTACATATTCTGCAACAGGATTTTCTTATCAGGGTACAGGTGGCATTAGCCCAACTGCCCTTACAAACCCGGATTACGGATGGGAAACTGTAAAAAAATTGGAGGCTGGATTAGATCTAGGATTTTTTAAAGATCGCATTCTTCCTAATGTAAGCTGGTATCAAAACAGAACAGGTAACCAACTAGTTGCCTATGCGTTGCCCGGAATTACTGGTTTTACTTCAGTACAGGCAAATTTGCCAGCAATACTACAAAACAGGGGAACAGAATTTGAGTTGACAACACAAAATTTTCAGGGTGGACACTTCAGATGGACAACCAGTGCAAATTTAAGTATACCTACCAATAAACTGGTCTCAATCGGTAGCAGCAGCAGAGATGGATGA
- a CDS encoding transposase, whose translation MDDTDPSGFDKIDKEKVNATIDKINEALKDKPVSKEVKQKLNYGRKHWPAALDRYEQQEAIIGSQRSSYSKTDPDATFMRMKEDHIKNGQLKPAYNLQISTNSQYIAHYSIHQNTTDTNTLINHLSEHIKQVKIKPNNVTADAGYGSEQNYEWLKSKQITAYVKHQNFDRDQHKRTRNKNPYRADKLTYNEAKDHYICPSGKRMKNIGTFTSRTSTGFEQTLTRYKASKCKGCPLKEQCHQGKGNRVITINHHLNHLRNKVDKRLKTRRGIAKRKQRCYNVEPVFGNIKHNHHFKRFMLRGIEKVTIEAGLLALAHNLRKRTA comes from the coding sequence ATGGATGACACGGACCCTTCCGGTTTTGATAAAATCGATAAAGAGAAAGTCAATGCCACTATCGATAAAATAAACGAAGCATTGAAGGATAAGCCAGTTAGTAAGGAGGTTAAGCAGAAGCTAAATTACGGGCGTAAACATTGGCCAGCTGCGCTAGACAGATATGAGCAGCAAGAGGCAATTATAGGCAGTCAGCGAAGCAGCTACAGCAAAACAGATCCGGATGCTACGTTCATGCGTATGAAAGAAGATCATATAAAAAATGGACAGCTAAAGCCTGCTTACAATTTACAGATAAGTACTAACAGCCAATACATTGCTCATTATAGTATCCATCAAAACACTACCGATACCAATACGCTAATAAATCATTTAAGCGAACATATAAAGCAGGTTAAAATCAAGCCTAATAATGTAACGGCAGACGCTGGATACGGCAGCGAACAGAATTATGAGTGGTTGAAAAGCAAACAAATTACTGCATATGTAAAGCATCAAAACTTTGACAGGGACCAACATAAACGTACAAGAAACAAGAACCCCTACAGGGCTGATAAACTGACATACAATGAAGCAAAAGATCATTATATATGCCCCTCCGGGAAAAGAATGAAGAATATCGGCACTTTTACATCGAGGACATCAACAGGTTTTGAACAAACACTTACACGTTATAAAGCCAGCAAATGCAAAGGCTGCCCATTAAAAGAACAATGCCATCAGGGAAAGGGCAACCGCGTCATAACAATTAATCATCATCTAAATCATCTACGAAATAAGGTCGATAAGCGTTTGAAGACCAGACGAGGAATCGCTAAACGTAAACAACGTTGCTATAATGTAGAACCTGTATTCGGTAATATAAAGCACAATCATCATTTTAAACGTTTTATGCTACGAGGCATCGAAAAAGTAACTATTGAGGCCGGATTATTAGCACTGGCACATAATCTAAGAAAGAGAACTGCATGA
- the nhaA gene encoding Na+/H+ antiporter NhaA: MAKTPIEKILRPIHRFIHQEFTGGIVLFISVIIAITWANSPWHESYHHLWEKNLAVSFSGMGLDQPLHIWINDGLMALFFFVIGLELKREFIAGELSSIKKASLPMVAALGGMLVPAFIYFLLNASRPSSGGWGIPMATDIAFALALLSLAGKRIPSSVKVFLSALAVADDLGAVIVIALFYTAKIAYFPLIIGVGLLLLLTLGNALGIRSTLFYLLIGICVWGCFLSSGVHATIAGVLVAFTIPARTKIDEDEYVSCLNAYTNQFREAIPLKGSLTTAEQHQTIERIKQLSLDAETPLQKIEYGLHPWVAFVIMPLFALANSGMLINSSFFTALLNPVSLGVAIGLLAGKFIGVFSFTWLMVKLKIADLPQYATWRHILGVSVLAGVGFTMSLFITGLAFSDPEMVDQSKYGILISSIIAGSLGIIILRTTRYKSDN; the protein is encoded by the coding sequence ATGGCCAAAACTCCTATTGAAAAAATACTTAGACCTATACATAGATTCATTCATCAGGAATTTACTGGAGGAATCGTACTTTTTATTAGTGTCATAATTGCAATTACCTGGGCTAACTCACCTTGGCACGAATCATATCATCACCTGTGGGAGAAAAACCTGGCTGTCTCATTTTCGGGGATGGGCTTAGATCAGCCACTGCATATATGGATTAATGATGGTTTAATGGCATTATTCTTTTTTGTCATTGGATTGGAATTGAAGCGCGAGTTTATTGCGGGGGAACTTTCTTCGATCAAAAAGGCTTCTTTGCCAATGGTAGCAGCATTAGGCGGAATGCTGGTGCCAGCATTTATATATTTTCTTTTAAATGCTAGTCGGCCTTCCTCTGGTGGTTGGGGAATACCAATGGCTACTGATATCGCATTTGCACTAGCGTTGCTATCGCTTGCCGGCAAGAGAATACCATCATCTGTAAAAGTGTTTCTGTCAGCACTGGCGGTTGCAGATGACCTTGGGGCAGTTATAGTAATTGCGCTATTCTATACCGCTAAAATTGCCTATTTCCCGCTAATCATAGGTGTTGGGCTATTACTACTACTAACGCTAGGGAATGCACTTGGCATACGAAGCACATTATTTTATTTATTGATAGGAATTTGTGTATGGGGCTGCTTTCTTTCCTCAGGGGTTCATGCCACTATTGCTGGAGTACTAGTAGCGTTTACTATTCCCGCACGCACAAAGATAGACGAAGATGAATATGTCAGTTGCCTAAATGCTTACACAAATCAGTTCAGAGAAGCTATTCCATTAAAGGGATCATTAACGACTGCCGAGCAACATCAAACAATTGAAAGAATTAAACAACTTTCTCTTGATGCAGAGACCCCTCTTCAAAAAATCGAATATGGTCTGCATCCGTGGGTTGCGTTTGTTATCATGCCGCTTTTCGCACTTGCCAATTCAGGAATGCTCATTAATAGCAGCTTTTTTACTGCATTGCTAAACCCGGTTAGCCTGGGCGTCGCCATTGGGTTACTAGCAGGTAAGTTTATTGGAGTCTTTTCATTTACATGGTTGATGGTGAAATTAAAAATCGCGGATCTACCTCAATATGCTACATGGAGGCATATACTAGGAGTCTCTGTACTTGCAGGCGTTGGGTTTACAATGTCCTTATTTATAACAGGATTAGCCTTTTCAGATCCTGAAATGGTTGATCAGTCTAAATATGGAATCCTGATATCATCAATTATTGCGGGATCGCTTGGCATTATAATTTTAAGAACTACACGATATAAATCAGATAATTAA